Proteins from a genomic interval of Shewanella seohaensis:
- the gspK gene encoding type II secretion system minor pseudopilin GspK: MIKRSPTKQRGVALIVVLLIVAMVVIIATNITSRNQLSMRRTLNLAQYDQAYWYAISAEELAKKILKQDLDDSEGRVHKQQYWAMSDVVFPAEYGEIAGKITDMRSCFNLNALSVTTKDVENGQPKLPLAAKQYKALLVSLGMDDFTADHLTQTLKDYIDEDTVASPYGAEDAEYEARNVPYRAANTLMNHRSELRAVIGYTQDIYLKLLPYICVIPGNDRQLLNVNTIEVEQAALLAAMLDNQISVGEAESIINQRPGDGFAKIDDFYESSSMGSIKWEDAMKSSFVVDSQYFLLASGAKVDNAIFRMESVLKKSSGNKMDVLTRQFGGQK, from the coding sequence ATGATAAAGCGAAGTCCGACTAAACAACGTGGTGTCGCGCTGATTGTGGTGTTGCTGATCGTGGCCATGGTGGTGATTATCGCCACCAATATTACCAGCCGTAATCAGTTGTCGATGCGCCGCACCTTAAACTTAGCCCAGTACGATCAGGCCTATTGGTACGCGATTTCCGCCGAAGAACTGGCGAAAAAGATCCTCAAACAGGACTTAGACGATTCGGAAGGCCGGGTACACAAGCAACAATATTGGGCCATGAGCGACGTGGTATTCCCGGCGGAATATGGTGAGATTGCAGGCAAGATCACCGATATGCGTTCGTGTTTTAACTTAAATGCTTTGTCCGTCACCACAAAAGATGTGGAAAACGGTCAACCTAAATTGCCGTTAGCGGCAAAGCAATACAAAGCGTTATTAGTGAGTTTAGGGATGGATGATTTTACCGCGGATCATTTAACCCAAACTCTAAAGGATTATATCGACGAGGACACGGTCGCGAGCCCATATGGCGCCGAAGATGCCGAGTATGAGGCGCGAAATGTGCCTTATCGCGCCGCAAATACCCTGATGAATCACAGGAGTGAGTTGCGGGCGGTGATAGGTTACACCCAAGATATTTATCTGAAATTATTGCCTTATATTTGCGTCATTCCAGGGAATGACAGACAACTGTTAAACGTGAACACCATAGAGGTTGAGCAAGCGGCGCTGCTGGCAGCCATGCTGGATAATCAGATATCGGTTGGCGAGGCCGAAAGCATTATCAACCAACGTCCCGGCGATGGTTTTGCCAAGATCGATGATTTTTATGAATCCTCCTCAATGGGGTCGATTAAGTGGGAAGATGCGATGAAGTCCAGTTTTGTGGTGGACAGTCAGTACTTCCTCCTCGCCTCGGGCGCTAAGGTCGATAACGCCATTTTTAGAATGGAGAGCGTGCTCAAAAAGAGCAGCGGTAACAAAATGGATGTGCTCACCCGTCAGTTTGGTGGACAAAAATAA
- the gspJ gene encoding type II secretion system minor pseudopilin GspJ, with protein sequence MSLKQTKAHKGFTLLEMLIAIAIFAMLGLAANAVLSTVLTNDEVTRNFSVRLKALQQGFGAIERDLGQMVARTPRLLEGGRGTTVFQTGNDILDSESEALVFYRLGWLNPDGILPRGSIQSVAYVVREGKLERWYFPYPEPEFGAEPMKTVIIDKVLSVEYSFFMEDKWERKVEATKLPKAIAMEIEIEGLGKIQRKFMLPLGAAAPEKSNDEDNKNDNADDNKDDNGDQDNNGDGSGNGEEDPGKGDPSNEDGA encoded by the coding sequence ATGTCCTTAAAACAAACTAAGGCTCATAAGGGATTTACCCTGCTGGAAATGCTGATCGCGATTGCGATTTTTGCCATGTTAGGTTTAGCCGCCAATGCGGTGTTAAGCACTGTGCTGACCAACGATGAAGTGACCCGTAACTTCTCGGTGCGTTTAAAGGCATTGCAGCAGGGCTTTGGCGCGATTGAGCGCGACCTTGGGCAGATGGTGGCGCGGACGCCCAGATTACTCGAAGGTGGCCGTGGTACCACAGTCTTCCAAACGGGTAACGATATTTTAGATTCGGAATCAGAGGCCTTAGTGTTCTACCGCTTAGGCTGGCTCAACCCCGACGGCATATTGCCCCGTGGCAGCATACAGTCAGTTGCCTACGTGGTGCGCGAAGGAAAATTAGAGCGTTGGTACTTTCCGTATCCCGAACCCGAATTTGGCGCCGAGCCAATGAAGACTGTGATTATCGATAAGGTGCTCTCGGTCGAGTATTCCTTCTTTATGGAGGACAAATGGGAGCGCAAGGTCGAAGCGACCAAGTTACCCAAAGCCATCGCCATGGAAATTGAGATTGAAGGCTTAGGCAAAATTCAACGTAAGTTTATGTTGCCCTTGGGTGCTGCTGCGCCAGAAAAGTCCAATGATGAGGACAATAAGAACGACAACGCCGATGACAATAAAGACGACAACGGCGACCAAGACAATAACGGTGATGGCTCGGGTAACGGCGAAGAAGATCCCGGCAAAGGTGACCCTAGTAATGAGGATGGCGCATGA
- the gspG gene encoding type II secretion system major pseudopilin GspG, with amino-acid sequence MQMNKKHKGFTLLEVMVVIVILGILASMVVPNLMGNKDKADQQKAVSDIVALENALDMYKLDNGVYPTTEQGLEALVQKPTISPEPRNYREEGYVKRLPQDPWRNNYLLLSPGENSKLDIFSAGPDGQPGTEDDIGNWNLQNFQ; translated from the coding sequence ATGCAAATGAACAAAAAGCACAAGGGTTTTACCTTACTCGAAGTGATGGTGGTAATCGTTATCCTCGGTATTTTGGCGTCTATGGTGGTGCCAAACCTGATGGGCAATAAAGATAAAGCCGATCAACAGAAAGCGGTATCTGACATAGTGGCGCTCGAAAACGCCTTAGATATGTACAAGTTAGATAACGGTGTTTATCCAACGACTGAACAAGGTTTAGAAGCCTTAGTGCAAAAACCAACGATTTCGCCTGAGCCACGTAACTACCGTGAAGAAGGCTATGTGAAGCGTTTACCACAGGATCCATGGCGCAATAACTACTTACTGTTAAGCCCTGGCGAAAACAGCAAGTTAGATATCTTTAGTGCAGGCCCAGATGGTCAGCCAGGTACCGAAGACGATATCGGTAACTGGAACTTACAGAACTTCCAATAA